Sequence from the Bos indicus x Bos taurus breed Angus x Brahman F1 hybrid chromosome 16, Bos_hybrid_MaternalHap_v2.0, whole genome shotgun sequence genome:
tgcctgggccctggacagaggaacctggcaggctacagtccagagttgcaaagagtcagaagggACTTAGAACCCATGCATactctatttaaagaaaaaaaaagacttccaatgcagggggtgttgGTTCCATCCCTAGTTAGAGAGCTAAGATGAAACAGAAGTggtattataacaaattcaatagacattaaaaatagtccacatcaaaatatacctatttttaaaaaagcatataccCCTTCCCTGTAGTAGATGAACATTTGATAGTCTCAAAGAGAGCATATGatttggaaaaaattaattgATGTGTAAATTGATATTAGTTTAATTGCAGAACTGTTATGCACTTTTCTCAGgctttgattttttgtttgtttttttccttacagCAAAGTATCCAGAGATAAAATCCTTAATGAAGCCTGATTCCAACTTGATATGGATTGTAATTATGATGGTTCTCACTCAGTTTGTTGCATTTTACTTAGTAAAGGACTTAGACTGGAAATGGGTCCTGTTTTGGGCATATGCCTTTGGCAGCTGCGTTAATCATTCAATGACTCTGGCTATTCATGAAGTTTCCCACAACAGCGCCTTTGGCCATTACAAAGCTATGTGGAATCGTTGGTTTGGAATATTTGCCAATCTCCCTATCGGTGTCCCATATTCAGTTTCCTTTAAGAGATATCACATGGATCATCATCGATACCTCGGAGCTGACGGCATCGATGTGGATATTCCAACCGACTTTGAAGGCTGGTTCTTCTGTACTACTTTTAGAAAGTTTATATGGGTCATCCTTCAGCCTCTCTTTTATGCTTTTCGACCTCTGTTCATCAACCCCAAACCAATCTCCTATCTGGAAATAATCAATACTGTGATCCAGATCACTTTTGACATCGTGGTTTACTATGTTTTGGGAGTTAAATCTTTAGTCTACATGTTGGCAGCCTCCTTATTTGGCCTAGGTTTGCACCCgatttctggacattttatagCTGAACATTATATGTTCTTAAAGGGACATGAAACTTATTCATATTATGGGCCTCTGAATTTACTCACCTTCAATGTGGGTTACCATAATGAACACCACGACTTTCCCAACATTCCCGGAAAAAGCCTTCCCCTGGTAAGTAAAGGATTTTATACATGTTCTAATTTCTGATGGTTCTGTGATCACAATTAGTCTTGACTtgctcatttaaaatgaaatgtagTATATTTTGTCCATCTAGGCAGTTCATCAAAGAAAACAGCAAGAGTCTTAAAAGTCATGAGTTGGGCAGCCTAATTTTACAGACCTCACTGTCCTGGATCCCTAAGCCTTGTGGTGACACATAAAGTTTAGAGTGTTCGGGGGGTCTGTATAATCAACTGACATGTAAAGTAAttcagaaatggaaaatgaaattccCTCTGTGGAGGCAGCAAAAATTTACATAACCTTTATCACTGTTAAATACACTTAGCTAAAGTTTGTGTTGGTTTATTGTGAAATACAGATACTCTGCATAATTGCTCTGCAGAATAAGTGAATGTCAGTTTCCAGTGGTGCAGACATCCCACAGGCAGGGACCATCCGTTTCCCGTCACAGTAGACTTTTATCTTACTGCTTGTGGAGTAAATGAAAGGCAGCATATTGACTTTCATCCTTTCTCAAAGGATAATCCTCTCCAAACTTCAGTTATATTTCTGATGAATTCACTTATTAGACTTTCCATCCTCAGAATGGATAGCTTTTACAGTTCCATTACCAAAAAATGTTTCTGTAATTCTAAAAAGGGGAAGTTGTAGGAGATGTAGTATcaatttttcatgattttttatttttttagctgtgATATTAAGGAAACCATAACCAGATATTTTATGCTAGCATATCTACTCACCCAAATTTTATAGATTTCATCTTAAGTTTTTAACTGTTGACTGTTTACAAACTTGCATACAGCATGACAACTAAATATAACATTTGATTATTGATTGGATTACTAGTTGaggaaagaaaaatctagaaaggACATTGAGTTAGTGGGAAGTTTTGAATATGAACCACATAATAGTAATATTGTGTCAGTGTTAAGTTTCTTGGGTGTGGAATGCTATTATGGTTTTGTCGGGAAATGTCcttgttcttgggcttcccaggtggctaagtggcaaagaatccgcttgcaagtgcaggagatgcaggttcgatccctgggttgggaagatcccctggaggagaaaatggcaacccatcccagtattcttgctgggaaaatcctatggacagaggagcctggcaggcaccagtccatggggttgcaaagactcagacacgactgatgacaTAACTTTTTCTTAGGAGATATGTATTGAATATTTAGGGTGAAATATTCAGAGTAAGTTTGCACATAACATCTGCAACTTCTCTTCCAGCAAAGAGCAAAGTATGTGATTTATATCAtatatggaaagagagagagaaagtagctGTGGCATAGTGTTAATTGGTGGACCTAAATGAAGAGCATATGGCTGATGGTTTTGTTGTTCTTTCAGCTTTTCTGTCGGTtttgtgttttcaaaataaaatgggggaaatcACCACACAGCTGGCTGAAAACAGTTTTGAACGTGGTGTGATGTGCCCGTGTGGCTACTTTGTGTCATTTTGGTTGGAGAGTGTGCCCACCTTTGCTCACCTCTTCCCTGCCTAGGaaagtacatttttatatttttaagagattaGGGCTTCTTAGgcggctcactggtaaagaatctgcttgcaatgcaggagacacagtttcgatccctgggtcaggaagatcccctggagaaggaaatgtcaacccactccagtattcttgcctggaaaaccccatggatggagaagcctggtgggctacagtccatgggctcgcaaaaagagttggacatgacatggTTTAAGGAGAAAGCTGGTCACCTTTGAACAAAATAATTCACCTTTTCCAACATAAGCCACATATTTTGACTTGTAATTTTCTTGAGCAGTCTGTAAACTGAAAACTTAGGTCAGCTTAAACATTACCTGCTCATGGTTCATCAGTGAGAATCTATTTCCCACTCCATTCCACACATAGCTGAACTAATAGACATTCTCAAAGTTCTCTGGTCTTCCTTTCCTGCCTGTTCTATTGTGTATGCCAAGAAGTACCTTGTTCTGCAATAGTTGTGTTGCAGTAATTATGTTGCATGTAATGATCACATGGTTAGTTAATAGATATGCATAACAAGGTTTCTTTCAACATCTCTATTGAAAGGTAACTCATAGATACAATTCATACACTTACAATgtgcaattcagtggtttttagatTGTTCAGAGCCTTAAAAACATCACTGCAATCACATTTTGTTGAAATCAGTGTTTTACTCCGCACTAACTAGTCTTGCTTGCTAATCACACTGGccatagtcatttttttttaaaaagacatcctTAACGTGAGGTGGCTGAATTGTACGTTTGATAAGTGATCAATTTCTAACTGGCATGCCACAATAATTCATCGgtatttgcaggcaggttccttaatGGCAGCGTCAAGTGGTGCCTTTAAACCCTGCAATGCCAGTCATTCagtatgacatttaaaaaacatcAAGTTGATTGGATTGCAAGTACTTGTTATTAAAAGATGGCAAGTGCCACATTTACAAGTAAGCTAATAAACTACAAGTAAATTTACAAGTAAACTAATCCCTCAGAGCTTGTTGAAAAGAGTCAGTAATCCTAGAGGGTCAAAGATGGTTTATTCCAAAAATGTAAACTGCTTTCTGTTTAGAATTCCCAAAGCTGCTgctgttacttatttatttaagagGGAGGTAGGAGAAAGTTTCATGGTTTCTTTTCTGAGTGTGCATGTCAGACATCCATCTGTCATCTTTAATAGGACTCTGTTAACACTCATTATTCATCTTgctgtattttttcccttctaggTGAGGAAAATAGCTGCTGAGTACTATGACAACCTCCCCCACTACAATTCCTGGATAAAAGTGCTATATGATTTTGTGACGGATGATACAATAAGTCCCTATTCGAGAATGAAGAGGCATCTGAAAGGCAACGAGGTTCAGGAGTAAATGTCATTAAGACCAAAGGAACTCCTCTCTGAAACTTGATCATAACTGAGAAAGTGGAATTTTTGAATTATTAAGACCAACTATGTTTAGAAGCTGCCCTCATACAAATTCAGAGTGTGATCTTCATAGTGTCAAGAAGCTAATCTGGCTTTAAAGAGTCCATCTGCGCAGTGTTCAGCTTTACTCATTATATTACCACTGTGGTGGATGTTTTCACTTAGGTCTGACCCTTTGTAAGCATATcataaaaaaagcttttaaaaagctatttctaGTATGTTGTTTTCACTATAAGGATTTACTTTATTAAAATCGCTAATAAACTGAGCTATTAATCACAATACATAGtgtttatcacttttttttttaattgactatcTTTATAATCACAGACTGGGGTGAGCTTACCGAGTCCAGCACAAGCTTACTCATAAATAAGGACATTATtgaattcagtcatgtccaacaacTCAACTTCCTTTTCTGCGTGGACTCTCAGATTAGAAGTAGCTTTACTGATAATTTTATGTCATTTCATTTCAGCAGAAACTGGTTGGGTCTGATGGTAGATGGCTGGTGTCAAGTAGCCAGTATTGGGGGTTGTTAGGCTGGTATTCCTGGTGACCTGAAACATGTCACTCAGGTATATTTATTGTAATACAGTgaactattttaaaagtaatcttCAGTATCAAAGAAGTCAAATAGTCTACGATTTGTACACAACACCAACCCTCCGGTGTACTGAAGATgagatactataaaattcctacTTGTGTAATTCTCAGCTGTATTACACTTTTGCCTACTGGTGGTGAATAGCACAATACTCACGCTCAAAAGTATTGGTTTCTCACAGATCTAATTTTGGGGGACAAAGTACACGTTTAGAGTCATAACAAGCAACTTTACGATTCAGATGTACACGCTGAGTCAAGTAAAAGTATCTGGTAAAACCTACCGACAGGTTTGATGCTAAGTGGGCCCTACGTTCTCACTGAACCCTCCACTCCCCTCGCCTGTACAACTCTGGCTGCAGCTGCCAGACCAATGCTGAAAGCCCCTAGATCTCCTGCCGGGTCAGCCCTCTCTCAGTTCCATTTTCTGCTGGGTCTGGAGAGGGGGTGCCTCGTTGTCCTTCCCCAAACCTGTTAGTTCTGCTTGTACCTCTTGCTTGGTGGAGGTTTTGGCCTCCTAGCATCTCTGGGCCAGTCTGGCTCCCATCTGCAAACTATGGCCATTCTTTGTGTCACTGGCAGTGACTTTTCCAAAGGGAGAAGGAGGAGTCGGGGGTAGGGAGAGGGCATAGGAAGGCTGGGCTGCAGAGCCTTGAAGGCACAAGGACAGGTCCTGAGACAAGGATCCCATCAGGTCAGGTGTCACTTTTGGACTCTCCAACCAATGCTTACCTAATCATTTGTGCTTCAGTCACTCaggcttgtctgactctttgcgaccccgtgaaccgcagcacgccaggcctccctgtccatcaccaactcctggagttcacccaaactcatgtccattgaatcgatgatgccatccaaccatctcatcctctgtcgtccccttctctcaccttcagtctttcccagcatcagggacttttcaaatgagtcagctcttcacatcaggtgcccaaagtattggagtttcagcttcaacattagtccttccaatgaacattcaagactgatttcctttaggatggactgcttggatctccttgcagtccaggggactgtcaagagtcttatccaacaccacagttcaaaagcatcagttcttcagcactcagctttctttatagtccagctctcacattcatatatgactactggaaaaaccatagccttgactagatggacctttgttggcaaagtaatatctttgcttttgaatatgctatctaggttggtcatattggagaaggaagtggcaacccactccagtgttcttgcctggagaatcccagggatgggggagcctagtgggctgccgtctacggggtcatgcagagtctaacatgactaaagtgacttagcaggttggtcataacttttcttccagggagtaagcgtctttttatttcatggctgcagtcaccatctgcagtgattttggagccccccaaaataaagtctgccacggtttccactgtttctccatttgccatgaagtgataggaccagatgccatgatcttagttttctgaatgttgagctttaagccaactttttcactctccaatttcactttcatcaagaggctctgtagttcttcttcattttctgccataagggtggtgtcatctgcatatctgaggttattgatatttctcccagcaatcttgattccagcttgtgcttcatccagcccagcatttctcatgatgtattctgcatagaagttaaataagcacggtgacaatatacagccttgacgtactccttttcctatttggaaccagtctgttgttccatgaccagttctaattcttgcttcctgacctgcatacaggtttctcaagagtcaggtcaggtggtctggtattcccatctcttgaagaattttccacagtttattgtgatccacacagtcaaaggctttggcacagtaaagcagaaatagatgtttttctggaactctcatgcttttcgatgatccagcggatgttggcaatttgatctctggttcctctgccttttctaaaagcagcttgaatatctggaagttcacgattcacgtattattgaagcctggcttggagaattttgagcattactttgctagcatgtgagatgagtgcaattgtgtggtagtttgagcattctttggcattgcctttcttagggattggaatgaaaactgactttttcccagtcctgtggccactgctgagttttccacatttgctggcatattgagtgcatcactttcacagcatcatcttagaggatttgacatagctccactggaattccatcacctccactagctttgttcgtagtgatgcttcctaagacccccttaacttcacattccaggatgtctggctctaggtgaatgatcacaccatcatgactatctgggtcgtgaagatttttttttgtacagtttttctgtgtattcttgccacctcttcttaatatcttctgcttctgtttggtccataccatttctgtcctttattgagcccatctttgcatgaaatgttcccttgatatctctaattctcttgaagagatctctagtctttcccattctattggtttccttgatttctttgctttgttcacttaggaaggctttcttatctctccttgctattctttggaactctgcattcaaatgggtatatctttccttttctcctttgcattttgcttctcttcttttcacagctatgtgtaaggcctcctcagacagccattttgcttttttgcatttctttttcttggggatggtcttgattcctgtctcctgtacaatgtcatgaacctctgtccatagtacatcaggcactttgtctatcagatctaatcccttgaatctatttctcacttccactgtataacatttagggatttgatttaggtcatacctgaatggtctagtggttttccatacttttttcaattcaagtctgaatttggcaataaagagttcatgatctgagccacagtcagctcctggtcttgtttttgctgactgtatagagcttctccatctttggctgcaaagaatataatcaatccaatttcagtgtttaccatctggtgatgtccatgtgtagagtcttcccttgtgtttttttaagagggtgtttgctatgacagaTGGTAGGCACTGgcgtggctgtgaggagataccctacatccaaggccaaaggagaagccccagcaagatggtaggaggggtgaattcgtgtttagaatcaaacccctttCCCGCCatagatgctcagagggctcaaacaaaccttgcacacaccaggacccagagacgcCACAAAGGCTGAGActgaactgtgtttgagcatctcctgtggagctACGGGTCGGCAGTGgtctgctgcagggacaggggctctgggtgtgggtatggcataagtcctcttggaggaagtcaccattaaccccaccatagagctgccagaacttacacaggactgggaaatagactcttggagggcacaacagaaccttgttcaccaggacccaggagaaaggaacagtgaccccacaggagactgtcccggacttgcctgtgggtgtccaggAGCCTCCAGTGAAGGCGTGGGTCAGAGGTGGCccgctgcagggttgggggcatggATTGTAGCAGTatatgcatgggatcttttgagggaggtcaccattcattacctccaccatagtttggccccaggtaaatagcagagaGGGAatagctccacccatcaacagaaaattggattaaagatttactgagcatggccctgcccatcagaacaagacccaggaTCCCCCTCAGTCAgtatctcccatcaggaagcttccttaAGCCTCttgtccttctccatcagagggcagacagactgaaaaccacaatcacaaaaactaaccaatctgatcacatggaccacagccttgtctaactcaatgaaactatgagctatgccatgtagggccacccaagacggacgggtcatggtggagagttctgacaaaacgtggtccactggagaagggaatggcagaccacttcagtattcctgccttgagaaccacatgaacaggcaaaaagataggacactgaaagaagtccccaggtcggtaggtgccaaatatgctactagagatcagtggagaaataactccagagagaatgaaga
This genomic interval carries:
- the DEGS1 gene encoding sphingolipid delta(4)-desaturase DES1 — its product is MGNRVSREDFEWVYTDQPHATRRQEILAKYPEIKSLMKPDSNLIWIVIMMVLTQFVAFYLVKDLDWKWVLFWAYAFGSCVNHSMTLAIHEVSHNSAFGHYKAMWNRWFGIFANLPIGVPYSVSFKRYHMDHHRYLGADGIDVDIPTDFEGWFFCTTFRKFIWVILQPLFYAFRPLFINPKPISYLEIINTVIQITFDIVVYYVLGVKSLVYMLAASLFGLGLHPISGHFIAEHYMFLKGHETYSYYGPLNLLTFNVGYHNEHHDFPNIPGKSLPLVRKIAAEYYDNLPHYNSWIKVLYDFVTDDTISPYSRMKRHLKGNEVQE